A region from the Musa acuminata AAA Group cultivar baxijiao chromosome BXJ1-10, Cavendish_Baxijiao_AAA, whole genome shotgun sequence genome encodes:
- the LOC135596071 gene encoding probable aquaporin TIP2-2 codes for MACIAFGRCDDSFSATSLKAYLAEFISTLLFVFAGVGSAIAYGKLTSGAALDAAGLVAVALCHGLALFVAVAIAANISGGHVNPAVTFGLALGGQITILTGLLYWVAQLLGAVVGAFLLKFATGLDTPTHSLGVGAVEGVVMEIIITFALVYTVYATAVDPKRGSLGTVAPIAIGLIVGANILAAGPFSGGSMNPARSFGPAVASGDFADLWVYWVGPLIGGGLAGLVYTYAYMCTDHTPLPQ; via the exons ATGGCTTGCATCGCCTTCGGCCGCTGCGATGACTCCTTCAGCGCCACCTCGCTCAAGGCCTACCTCGCCGAGTTCATCTCCACGCTCCTCTTCGTGTTCGCCGGCGTCGGCTCTGCCATAGCTTACG GCAAGTTGACGTCGGGCGCGGCCCTCGACGCGGCGGGGCTCGTGGCGGTGGCCCTCTGTCACGGGCTCGCCCTCTTCGTCGCCGTCGCGATCGCCGCCAATATCTCCGGCGGCCACGTGAACCCGGCGGTCACCTTCGGATTGGCTCTCGGGGGGCAGATCACCATCCTCACCGGACTCCTCTACTGGGTCGCGCAGTTGCTCGGCGCAGTCGTCGGCGCGTTCCTCCTCAAGTTCGCTACCGGACTC GACACGCCAACCCATAGTTTGGGAGTGGGAGCCGTGGAGGGAGTGGTGATGGAGATCATCATCACCTTCGCACTCGTGTACACGGTGTACGCCACCGCCGTCGACCCAAAGAGGGGCTCCCTCGGCACGGTCGCCCCCATCGCCATCGGCCTTATCGTCGGAGCCAACATCCTCGCCGCCGGCCCCTTCTCCGGCGGCTCCATGAACCCCGCGCGCTCCTTCGGGCCGGCAGTGGCGAGCGGCGACTTCGCCGACCTGTGGGTTTACTGGGTCGGTCCACTTATTGGTGGTGGGCTGGCTGGGCTTGTCTACACCTATGCCTACATGTGCACCGACCACACTCCGCTCCCCCAGTAA
- the LOC135596069 gene encoding ABC transporter E family member 2 yields the protein MADRLTRIAIVSSDRCKPKKCRQECKKSCPVVKTGKLCIEVTPASKLAFISEELCIGCGICVKKCPFEAIQIINLPKDLDKDTTHRYGPNTFKLHRLPVPRPGQVLGLVGTNGIGKSTALKVLAGKLKPNLGRFNNPPDWQEILTYFRGSELQNYFTRILEDNLKAIIKPQYVDHIPKAVQGNVGQVLDQKDEREKKAQLCADLELNQVIDRNVGDLSGGELQRFAIAVVAIQNAEIYMFDEPSSYLDVKQRLKAAQVVRSLLRPNSYVIVVEHDLSVLDYLSDFICCLYGKPGAYGVVTLPFSVREGINIFLAGFVPTENLRFRDESLMFKVAETPQESAEEIQTYQRYRYPTMSKTQGNFKLKVIEGEFTDSQIIVMLGENGTGKTTFIRMLAGLLKPDTVEDSDVEMPEFNVSYKPQKISPKFQYTVRHLLHLKIRDSYMHPQFVTDVMKPLQIEQLMDQEVVNLSGGELQRVALCLCLGKPADIYLIDEPSAYLDSEQRIVASKVIKRFILHAKKTAFVVEHDFIMATYLADKVIVYEGKPSVDCIANAPQSLVSGMNLFLSHLDITFRRDPTNYRPRINKLDSTKDREQKSAGSYYYLDD from the exons ATGGCGGATCGGCTGACCCGTATCGCTATCGTTAGCTCCGACCGATGCAAGCCGAAGAAGTGCCGCCAAGAGTGCAAGAAGAGCTGCCCCGTCGTGAAAACAG GAAAGCTTTGCATAGAAGTAACCCCTGCCTCAAAACTTGCTTTCATTTCTGAGGAGTTATGCATTGGATGTGGTATATGTGTCAAG AAATGTCCATTTGAGGCCATTCAGATCATCAATCTACCGAAGGACTTGGACAAAGATACAACTCACCGTTATGGACCAAATACATTTAAATTGCACAG ATTGCCAGTTCCAAGACCCGGACAAGTTCTGGGCCTGGTTGGTACAAATGGTATTGGAAAGTCCACTGCGCTTAAAGTGTTGGCCGGGAAGTTAAAGCCCAACTTGGGTCGATTCAAT AATCCTCCTGATTGGCAGGAGATCTTGACATATTTCCGTGGCTCTGAGCTTCAGAATTATTTTACTCGTATACTGGAGGACAATCTAAAG GCAATCATCAAGCCACAGTATGTTGATCACATTCCAAAAGCTGTTCAAGGGAATGTGGGACAGGTGCTTGACCAAAAGGATGAGAGGGAGAAGAAGGCACAACTATGTGCTGACTTAGAATTAAATCAAGTTATTGATCGAAATGTGGGGGATTTATCTGGTGGAGAGTTGCAAAGATTTGCTATTGCTGTGGTTGCTATACAAAATGCAGAGATTTATATGTTCGATGAACCGTCAAGTTATCTTGATGTGAAACAGCGGCTCAAAGCAGCACAAGTTGTCCGTTCCCTGCTCAGACCTAACAG CTATGTGATTGTTGTGGAGCATGACCTCAGTGTACTGGACTATTTGTCCGATTTCATTTGTTGCTTATATGGGAAGCCAGGAGCTTATGGAGTTGTTACATTGCCTTTCTCTGTACGTGAAGGAATAAACATTTTTTTGGCTGGTTTTGTTCCTACAGAAAATTTGCGGTTTCGAGATGAGTCACTTATGTTTAAG GTTGCTGAGACTCCTCAAGAAAGTGCTGAGGAGATTCAGACTTATCAACGCTATAGATATCCGACTATGAGTAAAACCCAAGGGAATTTCAAGCTTAAAGTgatagagggtgaatttactgatTCTCAAATCATTGTAATGCTGGGTGAGAATGGGACCGGGAAGACAACATTTATTAGAATGCTG GCAGGATTGCTGAAGCCTGATACGGTGGAAGATTCTGATGTTGAGATGCCTGAATTTAATGTTTCATATAAGCctcagaaaattagtccaaagttTCAATATACAGTGAGACACTTGCTGCATCtaaaaattcgagattcatatATGCATCCACAATTTGTGACTGATGTTATGAAACCATTGCAAATTGAGCAATTAATGGACCAAGAAGTTGTGAATCTTTCTGGTGGAGAACTGCAACGGGTAGCATTGTGTTTGTGTCTTGGGAAG CCGGCAGACATTTATCTGATAGATGAACCAAGTGCTTATCTAGATTCAGAGCAGCGTATTGTTGCCTCAAAGGTGATAAAAAGATTTATCCTTCATGCGAAGAAAACTGCCTTTGTTGTTGAACATGATTTCATCATGGCGACCTACCTGGCTGATAAAGTGATTGTGTACGAGGGGAAGCCCTCTGTGGATTGCATTGCTAATGCACCTCAGTCTTTGGTATCCGGCATGAACCTGTTCTTATCT CATCTTGATATCACTTTCAGACGAGATCCAACTAATTACAGGCCCAGGATAAACAAGTTGGATTCTACCAAAGATCGGGAACAGAAATCTGCAGGATCTTATTATTATCTTGAtgattga